In the genome of Hippoglossus hippoglossus isolate fHipHip1 chromosome 4, fHipHip1.pri, whole genome shotgun sequence, one region contains:
- the LOC117760829 gene encoding semaphorin-4E-like, giving the protein MSLLLALSIVCGLMLHVSLGALNTHYCAPRKTVPYQNELKMFREEGISNYSTMLMRDDLGVLLLGAREAIYALDIDDISVRKSVVYQRVTEEMQMACTYKGKHAEVECRNYIRTLHRVNDTAMYVCGTNAFSPTCDYMTFVSGQLKLQGKQEEGKGKCPFDPFQRYSSLMVGNDLYSATSINFLGSEPVVLRSSNLALRTEFKSSWLSEPNFVYMDFVGESFDSSDGDDDKVYLFFSENAMEYDFYSKVTVSRVARVCKGDMGGQRTLQRKWTSFLKARLDCSLPEPSLPPIVQDVFLLKHEDWRKSVFYAVFTPQSSLSQVSAVCAYSVSAIREIFNEGKFKTPVAVETSHVKWVMYTGEVPVPRPGACINDVARKLGMNRSLDLPDKTLQFIRDRPLMDEAVPPLTGGPLLVKRGALLTRIVVDSVLALDGQRYTVMFIGTENGFVQKAVNYAGEMFIIEEIQLFENPEPISILRLSSTKGLLYAGSDFGAVQMPVSNCSRYDTCVDCILARDPYCAWDFSTERCSSVHSLPPSPITAMQSLKEGDVSRCPQPDPVAAVVFTLVPQNNIQLSCQLHSNLAQVVWRFSDQTLHSNHKYYIYSGGLLILSASESDAGLYTCESVEQLNGRTYNRTVAVYRLQLCSEPGVGDSTTPGTEVTNSSDSYPPVNTAAPGSEDPSSPETHSDTGRVTRLEVAVGLLSLFCLCLMGVIYCIWSGGRWACFRFAPVLQSPSESEGKLQSPCEYMHIQNRTSEVKLLGPESGRPCTANNNHTAVDFKGNGEHHFTPMANISSLDGLGYINDESEI; this is encoded by the exons ATGTCTCTTCTCTTAGCTCTGAGCATCGTCTGTGGATTGATGCTCCATGTTTCACTCGGTGCACTCAACACTCACTACTGTGCCCCACGAAAGACTGTCCCATATCAGA ATGAGCTGAAGATGTTCAGAGAGGAGGGGATCTCTAACTACTCCACTATGTTGATGAGAGACGACCTGGgcgtgctgctgctgggagccAGAGAGGCCATATATGCTCTGGACATCGACGACATCTCAGTGAGAAAGTCTGTG GTGTACCAGCGAGTGACCGAGGAGATGCAGATGGCGTGCACGTACAAGGGAAAACACGCTGAG GTGGAATGCCGCAACTACATTCGAACCCTGCATAGAGTGAATGACACTGCGATGTATGTGTGCGGCACCAATGCTTTTAGCCCCACCTGTGATTATATG ACTTTTGTAAGCGGACAGCTGAAGCTGCAGGgaaagcaggaggaggggaaggggaAGTGTCCTTTTGATCCCTTCCAGAGATACTCCTCCCTCATGGTTG GAAATGACCTGTATTCTGCTACATCCATCAACTTCTTGGGCTCCGAGCCTGTGGTTCTGCGCAGTTCAAACTTGGCCCTCCGCACTGAGTTTAAGAGCTCCTGGCTCAGTG AGCCAAACTTTGTCTACATGGACTTTGTTGGGGAGAGTTTTGACAGTTCAGATGGCGACGATGATAAGGTGTACCTGTTCTTCAGCGAGAACGCCATGGAGTACGATTTCTACAGCAAAGTCACAGTGTCACGAGTGGCCCGTGTCTGCAAG GGGGATATGGGCGGCCAGCGGACGCTGCAGAGGAAATGGACGTCGTTTCTGAAAGCTCGTCTGGATTGTTCCCTCCCTGAACCCAGCCTGCCCCCAATTGTCCAGGATGTCTTCCTGCTGAAGCACGAGGACTGGAGGAAGAGCGTCTTCTACGCTGTCTTTACGCCGCAGTC GAGTTTGTCCCAGGTTTCTGCTGTGTGCGCGTACAGCGTCTCTGCCATCAGAGAAATTTTCAATGAGGGAAAGTTCAAGACACCTGTTGCCGTGGAGACCTCCCACGTGAAGTGGGTGATGTACACCGGAGAAGTGCCAGTCCCCAGACCAGGAGCG TGCATCAATGATGTGGCACGCAAACTGGGGATGAACCGCTCTCTGGACCTTCCTGACAAAACCCTCCAGTTCATCAGAGACCGTCCCCTCATGGACGAGGCCGTTCCTCCGCTGACAGGAGGGCCGCTGCTGGTCAAGAGGGGAGCTTTGCTGACTCGGATTGTAGTGGACAGCGTGCTGGCGCTGGACGGACAGAGATACACTGTCATGTTTATTGGCACTG AAAATGGCTTTGTTCAGAAGGCTGTTAACTACGCTGGAGAAATGTTCATCATTGAGGAGATTCAACTGTTTGAAAACCCTGAGCCGATCAGCATCCTGCGCCTCTCATCCACCAAG ggtcTGCTGTACGCAGGTTCAGATTTTGGTGCTGTTCAGATGCCAGTCAGCAACTGCAGCCGCTACGACACGTGTGTGGACTGCATCCTGGCCAGGGATCCGTACTGTGCCTGGGACTTTTCCACTGAGCGCTGCTCCTCGGTCCACAGCTTACCCCCGTCCCCAATTACTGCAATGCAGAGTCTGAAGGAGGGAGACGTCTCACGATGTCCTCAGCCAG ATCCAGTTGCAGCTGTGGTCTTCACCCTCGTGCCACAGAACAACATCCAGCTGTCTTGCCAGCTCCACTCCAACTTGGCACAGGTCGTCTGGCGTTTCTCTGACCAAACACTTCACTCCAACCACAAATACTACATCTACAGCGGTGGCCTCCTCATCTTGAGCGCCTCTGAATCGGACGCGGGCCTTTACACCTGCGAATCAGTAGAGCAGCTAAACGGCAGAACGTACAACCGAACTGTGGCGGTTTATCGTTTACAGCTCTGCTCTGAACCAGGAGTGGGGGACAGCACCACTCCTGGCACTGAGGTGACGAATTCCTCGGACTCGTATCCCCCTGTGAACACAGCTGCGCCAGGATCAGAGGACCCGTCGTCCCCTGAGACGCACAGCGACACCGGCAGGGTGACTCGTTTGGAGGTGGCCGTGGGTCTGCTCTCGCTGTTTTGCCTCTGTCTGATGGGGGTCATATATTGCATCTGGAGTGGAGGACGCTGGGCGTGCTTCAGATTCGCGCCGGTGCTCCAGAGCCCCAGCGAGAGCGAGGGGAAGCTGCAGTCGCCATGTGAATACATGCACATCCAGAACAGGACGTCAGAGGTAAAGCTTCTGGGGCCTGAATCTGGGAGACCTTGCACAGCCAATAATAATCACACTGCTGTGGACTTCAAAGGGAACGGCGAGCACCACTTCACACCTATGGCCAACATTTCAAGTCTGGATGGTCTCGGATACATAAATGATGAGTCAGAGATTTGA
- the LOC117760803 gene encoding uncharacterized protein LOC117760803 isoform X1 has protein sequence MWLKQSTLVLLTVAVMVVSGKQYVILGEEQRKVDVLGSSLTLGCPLNTSRYERFRLQWSFSPSGSSDNASNISSSMVKNDKLLDIRENHTLPNVTLKNSGWYFCEVTVEIPFSNVIKSNGTQIVIAKSLMEATVYPSLVTSKQANPEDPQPIHWWMWLLLGVSTVILIVLLFITVMLRRRCRSRRAEDQIYANTHPVAHKQPSPRPSLPLDSLKTRSSSDDFWTPRSNRIYANGKWKQKK, from the exons ATGTGGCTGAAACAGTCGACTCTGGTGCTGCTCACAG TGGCAGTCATGGTGGTCTCAGGTAAACAATATGTGATTCTGGGTGAAGAACAGAGAAAAGTGGACGTTCTTGGTTCCTCTCTGACTCTGGGCTGCCCTTTGAACACTTCGCGTTACGAGAGGTTTCGTCTGCAGTGGTCCTTCAGCCCTTCTGGATCTTCAGACAACGCTTCAAACATCTCTAGCAGTATGGTGAAGAATGATAAGTTGCTAGACATTAGAGAGAACCACACCCTACCAAATGTTACCCTGAAGAACAGCGGATGGTACTTTTGTGAAGTCACTGTGGAGATTCCCTTCAGTAACGTTATTAAGAGCAATGGAACACAAATAGTTATTG CGAAGAGCTTAATGGAGGCTACAGTGTACCCGTCACTAGTGACTAGTAAGCAAG CTAACCCAGAAGACCCCCAACCCATCCACTGGTGGATGTGGCTCCTGTTGGGGGTATCGACTGTCATCCTGATCGTCCTGCTGTTCATAACTGTGATGTTGAGAAGGAGATGCCGCAGCAGGAGAG CAGAAGATCAGATCTATGCAAACACTCATCCTGTGGCCCACAAGCAGCCGTCACCTCGGCCTTCTCTGCCTTTGGACAGCCTGAAGACACGCTCGTCCTCTGATGACTTCTGGACCCCGAGATCCAACAGGATATATGCCAACGGCAAATGGAAGCAGAAAAAGTGA
- the LOC117760803 gene encoding uncharacterized protein LOC117760803 isoform X2, which produces MWLKQSTLVLLTVAVMVVSGKQYVILGEEQRKVDVLGSSLTLGCPLNTSRYERFRLQWSFSPSGSSDNASNISSSMVKNDKLLDIRENHTLPNVTLKNSGWYFCEVTVEIPFSNVIKSNGTQIVIAKSLMEATVYPSLVTSKQANPEDPQPIHWWMWLLLGVSTVILIVLLFITVMLRRRCRSRREDQIYANTHPVAHKQPSPRPSLPLDSLKTRSSSDDFWTPRSNRIYANGKWKQKK; this is translated from the exons ATGTGGCTGAAACAGTCGACTCTGGTGCTGCTCACAG TGGCAGTCATGGTGGTCTCAGGTAAACAATATGTGATTCTGGGTGAAGAACAGAGAAAAGTGGACGTTCTTGGTTCCTCTCTGACTCTGGGCTGCCCTTTGAACACTTCGCGTTACGAGAGGTTTCGTCTGCAGTGGTCCTTCAGCCCTTCTGGATCTTCAGACAACGCTTCAAACATCTCTAGCAGTATGGTGAAGAATGATAAGTTGCTAGACATTAGAGAGAACCACACCCTACCAAATGTTACCCTGAAGAACAGCGGATGGTACTTTTGTGAAGTCACTGTGGAGATTCCCTTCAGTAACGTTATTAAGAGCAATGGAACACAAATAGTTATTG CGAAGAGCTTAATGGAGGCTACAGTGTACCCGTCACTAGTGACTAGTAAGCAAG CTAACCCAGAAGACCCCCAACCCATCCACTGGTGGATGTGGCTCCTGTTGGGGGTATCGACTGTCATCCTGATCGTCCTGCTGTTCATAACTGTGATGTTGAGAAGGAGATGCCGCAGCAGGAGAG AAGATCAGATCTATGCAAACACTCATCCTGTGGCCCACAAGCAGCCGTCACCTCGGCCTTCTCTGCCTTTGGACAGCCTGAAGACACGCTCGTCCTCTGATGACTTCTGGACCCCGAGATCCAACAGGATATATGCCAACGGCAAATGGAAGCAGAAAAAGTGA
- the LOC117760803 gene encoding uncharacterized protein LOC117760803 isoform X3: protein MWLKQSTLVLLTVAVMVVSGKQYVILGEEQRKVDVLGSSLTLGCPLNTSRYERFRLQWSFSPSGSSDNASNISSSMVKNDKLLDIRENHTLPNVTLKNSGWYFCEVTVEIPFSNVIKSNGTQIVIANPEDPQPIHWWMWLLLGVSTVILIVLLFITVMLRRRCRSRRAEDQIYANTHPVAHKQPSPRPSLPLDSLKTRSSSDDFWTPRSNRIYANGKWKQKK, encoded by the exons ATGTGGCTGAAACAGTCGACTCTGGTGCTGCTCACAG TGGCAGTCATGGTGGTCTCAGGTAAACAATATGTGATTCTGGGTGAAGAACAGAGAAAAGTGGACGTTCTTGGTTCCTCTCTGACTCTGGGCTGCCCTTTGAACACTTCGCGTTACGAGAGGTTTCGTCTGCAGTGGTCCTTCAGCCCTTCTGGATCTTCAGACAACGCTTCAAACATCTCTAGCAGTATGGTGAAGAATGATAAGTTGCTAGACATTAGAGAGAACCACACCCTACCAAATGTTACCCTGAAGAACAGCGGATGGTACTTTTGTGAAGTCACTGTGGAGATTCCCTTCAGTAACGTTATTAAGAGCAATGGAACACAAATAGTTATTG CTAACCCAGAAGACCCCCAACCCATCCACTGGTGGATGTGGCTCCTGTTGGGGGTATCGACTGTCATCCTGATCGTCCTGCTGTTCATAACTGTGATGTTGAGAAGGAGATGCCGCAGCAGGAGAG CAGAAGATCAGATCTATGCAAACACTCATCCTGTGGCCCACAAGCAGCCGTCACCTCGGCCTTCTCTGCCTTTGGACAGCCTGAAGACACGCTCGTCCTCTGATGACTTCTGGACCCCGAGATCCAACAGGATATATGCCAACGGCAAATGGAAGCAGAAAAAGTGA
- the fsd1 gene encoding fibronectin type III and SPRY domain-containing protein 1 produces the protein MGDQKESLFKITHTLAMKNEEISNFIGTLKQNLDNLEANSNRVQDDLQSEFTALHSVLDEIKENMLTRIKQERASRTYELQSQLSACSKALESSEELLELANQTLCSSETDGFTQAAKDIKDSVTMAPAFRLSLKAKASDNMSHLMVDFSQEREMLQGLKFLPVPATPEIQVSECQVCDNTVTVAWTLQEPDTKIDHYILEHRRTNHEGPPRIREDYPWMVVEGIRELEHTLTGLRFDTRYMTFRVRACNKAVAGEFSEPVTLETHAFTFKLDSGSAHQNLKIEDLSVEWDSGGGKIQDIRKEKNRTNSPMHSPARSALMSPKRAPTARPGRDRFTAESYTVLADTMIDAGQQYWEVRFDNESKAFAVGVALRTLGRFDQLGKSNASWCIHLNNWLQQSLTAKHNNKARTLDCPIPSRIGVYINYEEGALSFYNAKTKQLMHTFKTKFPQPVIPAFMVWNGSFSVVTGLQVPSMVQSGQRKNSGTSSSNASLT, from the exons ATGGGCGACCAGAAG GAATCTCTGTTTAAGATCACCCACACACTGGCCATGAAGAATGAGGAGATTTCAAACTTCATCGGCACTCTCAAACAGAACCTCGACAACCTGGAG GCAAACTCCAACCGGGTGCAGGACGACCTGCAGTCAGAGTTCACCGCCCTCCACTCAGTCCTGGACGAGATAAAGGAAAACATGCTGACACGCATCAAACAGGAGAGAGCCAGCCGCACCTACGAACTACAG AGTCAGCTGAGCGCCTGCTCCAAAGCCCTGGAGAGTtcggaggagctgctggagctggccAATCAGACACTGTGCTCCTCGGAGACGGACGGTTTCACCCAG gcGGCCAAAGACATTAAGGATAG CGTGACGATGGCTCCGGCCTTTCGCCTCTCCCTGAAGGCTAAAGCCAGTGACAACATGAGTCATCTGATGGTGGATTTCAGCCAGGAGAGGGAGATGTTGCAGGGTCTCAAGTTTCTCCCAG TTCCTGCCACTCCAGAGATCCAGGTGTCAGAGTGCCAGGTGTGTGACAACACAGTGACTGTAGCATGGACCTTACAGGAGCCTGACACTAAGATAGACCACTACATACTGGAACATCGACGGACAAACCACGAGGGTCCACCACGCATCAGGGAGGACTACCCCTggatggtggtggaggggatACGAGAGTTGGAGCACACACTGACGG GTCTGCGCTTTGACACCCGGTACATGACGTTCAGAGTGAGAGCGTGTAACAAGGCCGTGGCAGGAGAGTTCTCTGAGCCAGTTACTCTAGAAACTCATG CCTTCACCTTCAAACTGGACTCTGGTTCGGCTCATCAGAACCTAAAGATTGAGGACTTGAGTGTGGAGTGGGACAGCGGCGGAGGAAAGATCCAGGACATCCGCAAAGAGAAGAACCGAACCAACTCCCCCATGCATTCTCCAGCCAG GTCAGCACTCATGTCTCCTAAAAGAGCCCCGACTGCCCGTCCAGGCAGAGACCGGTTCACGGCAGAGTCCTACACAGTGCTGG CTGACACCATGATCGATGCCGGCCAACAGTACTGGGAAGTGCGGTTTGACAATGAGAGCAAGGCCTTTGCTGTCGGGGTGGCCCTGCGGACCCTCGGCCGGTTTGACCAGTTGGGGAAAAGCAACGCCTCCTGGTGCATCCATCTGAACAACTGGCTGCAGCAGAGCCTCACAGCCAAGCACAACAACAAGGCTCGAACACTGGACTGTCCGATCCCAAGCAGGATAGGAGTCTACATCAACTACGAAGAAG GTGCTCTGTCTTTCTACAACGCCAAAACTAAGCAGCTGATGCACACCTTCAAAACCAAGTTCCCACAGCCAGTTATACCTGCTTTCATG